The DNA sequence GAACTCGTGGCCCGAAAGCGCCTCGTTGACCGCCTGCTCGTGCTCACGGCGGCTCATGTCGTCCTCGAGCGGGACGACCTCGGTCGGAATCCCACGCTCGGCGGCGGCCTCGAGCACCGGCGCTTCCTCGCTGTTCGTCAGCACGACGGCGAGTTCGGCCCCGCCCGGGGCTCGATCGGCGATGTTCAACAGGTTGCGCCCTCGGTTGCCGGCCATCCCGGCGATTCGCGTCATGGTCGGAACCCCACCCGCGAAGGCCAAAGTGGTTGCGGTCTCGATCGGCGAATTATACACGATCGTGGTTATATTTGCGCCAATACTCGATCGCATGCGTCGAAATATGCACACTCGTGGCTCCGACTTTCGATACCCTTTTGCGCGACGCTGGAAAGAATCGGACGATGACCGACACCGACGCCCTGTACGCCGTCTCGCCGCTGGACGGCCGCTACGGTAGCCGGACCGCACCGCTGTCACCGTACGCCAGCGAGGCCGCGCTCATGCGGGCCCGCGTCCGCGTCGAGGTCGAGTACCTGATCGCCCTCGCGGACCTGGACGTGACGCCGCTCGAACTCGACATCGACGACCGCGAACACCTCCGGGGACTGTACAGGCACTTCGCGGAGGAGGACGCCCAGTTGATCAAGAAACTCGAGACGGAGGGCCACGCCGGCTTCGAGGCGACGAACCACGACGTCAAGGCAGTCGAGTACTTCGTCCGCCACCGACTCCCGGAAGACAGCGATGCCTCGTCGTGGATCCATTTCGGGCTGACCAGCGAGGACGTGAACAACCTCGCCCACCGACTGCTCGTCCGCGACGCGGTCGACGAGGTCCTCCTGCCGGAACTGTACACGGTCCAGGACGCACTCGCGGAAATGGCCCGCGACTACCGCGACCTGCCGATGCTCGCGCGCACTCACGGCCAGCCCGCGACCCCGACGACCTTCGGCAAGGAGATGGCCGTCTACGCCGCCCGCCTCGGGCGCGCGACGGGCCGCATCCGCGAGGCGACCGACGCCCTCGCCGGCAAACTCGGCGGCGCCTCCGGGACCTACGCCGCGCACGTGGCGGCCTACCCCGACGTGGACTGGCAGGCCGTCGCCGAGGAGTTCGTCACCGGCCTCGGCCTCGAATTCGAACCGCTCACCACGCAGGTCAACCCCTGCGACGACCTCGCGGCACTGTTCGACGCGTTCCGCGGCGCGAACGACGTCCTGCTGGATCTCGACCTCGACATGTGGCTCTACGTCTCGGATCGCTACCTCGGCCAGGAGGCCGTCGCGGGCGAGACCGGGTCGTCGACGATGCCCCACAAGGTCAACCCGATCGACTTCGAGAACAGCGAGGGGAACCTCTCGAAGGCGAACTCCGACCTCGGATTCCTCGCCGACTACGTGACGACGTCGCGGCTCCAGCGCGACCTCTCGGACTCGACGGTCAAGCGCAACATCGGTGCCGCGTTCGCCCACTGCCTGATCGGCTACGGCAAGACCGCGGCCGGCCTCTCGAAGGTCGTCCCGAACGAGCAGGTCATGCGCGAGGCCCTCGAGTCGACCCCCGAGATCATCGGCGAAGCGGTCCAGACGATCCTGCGCCGCGAAGGCCAGGAAGACGCTTACGAGCGCGTCAAGGCCGTCACCCGGGGGAAGGACGTCACGATCGAGGACTTCCGCGAACTGTTCGACGACTTAGACGTCGACGAGGACATCCGCGAGGAACTGCACGCGCTTACGCCGGCGGGGTACACCGGCGTCGCGAGCGACCTGGTCGACGACGTCGAGCGGTAACCGGTCGCGACGGGCGCCGATCGGAGTCTTTGTAAGCCGATATGCGGAACCGAGGGTACGAACCCGAGATGAGTGACAGTCCCACGTCCCGGTCCCTCGACGCCGAATACGTCGGCATCGCGCTGGTCCTCGTCTCGGCGATCGGGTTCGGGACGCTCGGCATCTTCGGGACGTACGCCCAGCGGGCGAACCTCTCGATCCCGACGGTGCTCGTCTTTCGCTTCCTGCTCGCCGGCCTCCTCGTCTGGCTCTTCCTCGCGTGGCGGGGCGAGGCGACGATTCTCCGCGGTCGGCCGCTGTGGATCGCCCTCGCACTCGGGGCGATCGGCTACACGGCCCAGAGCGGGCTCTACTTCCTCGGACTGGAGTTCATGACCGCCGGCCTGGTCGCGATCGTCCTCTACACGTATCCCGCGTTCGTCGTCGTTCTCGCGGTCGCGACGATCGGCGAGCGGCCGAGTCGGCCCATGCTGGTCGCGCTCTGTCTGGCCTTCGCGGGCATCGTCCTCGTCACCGGTGCGAACCCGGCCGGTGCGTCGCTCGTCGGCGTGATCGTCGTGCTCGGCGGCGCGCTCGCGTACGCCTTCTACATCACCGGCTCGAGGGCGGTACTCGACGCGGTCGATCCGATGGTCCTGACCGCGTACGTACTGCCCGCCGCCGGGGCGTCGTACGTCGTCATCGGCACCGCGTCGGGGCAACTCGCGGTTCCGACGGCCCCGTCCGCGTGGGCGATTCTGCTCTCTATCGCCGTCTTCGCGACCGCGGTCCCGGTCGTGACGTTCTTCGCGGGTCTGCAGTACGTCGGCGCCAGCCGGGCGAGCATC is a window from the Halosolutus amylolyticus genome containing:
- a CDS encoding DMT family transporter, producing the protein MSDSPTSRSLDAEYVGIALVLVSAIGFGTLGIFGTYAQRANLSIPTVLVFRFLLAGLLVWLFLAWRGEATILRGRPLWIALALGAIGYTAQSGLYFLGLEFMTAGLVAIVLYTYPAFVVVLAVATIGERPSRPMLVALCLAFAGIVLVTGANPAGASLVGVIVVLGGALAYAFYITGSRAVLDAVDPMVLTAYVLPAAGASYVVIGTASGQLAVPTAPSAWAILLSIAVFATAVPVVTFFAGLQYVGASRASIVSTAEPPVTVALGAILFAEPVTATTVVGGVLILTGVIVLERE
- the purB gene encoding adenylosuccinate lyase; translation: MTDTDALYAVSPLDGRYGSRTAPLSPYASEAALMRARVRVEVEYLIALADLDVTPLELDIDDREHLRGLYRHFAEEDAQLIKKLETEGHAGFEATNHDVKAVEYFVRHRLPEDSDASSWIHFGLTSEDVNNLAHRLLVRDAVDEVLLPELYTVQDALAEMARDYRDLPMLARTHGQPATPTTFGKEMAVYAARLGRATGRIREATDALAGKLGGASGTYAAHVAAYPDVDWQAVAEEFVTGLGLEFEPLTTQVNPCDDLAALFDAFRGANDVLLDLDLDMWLYVSDRYLGQEAVAGETGSSTMPHKVNPIDFENSEGNLSKANSDLGFLADYVTTSRLQRDLSDSTVKRNIGAAFAHCLIGYGKTAAGLSKVVPNEQVMREALESTPEIIGEAVQTILRREGQEDAYERVKAVTRGKDVTIEDFRELFDDLDVDEDIREELHALTPAGYTGVASDLVDDVER